Proteins co-encoded in one Zalophus californianus isolate mZalCal1 chromosome 9, mZalCal1.pri.v2, whole genome shotgun sequence genomic window:
- the LOC113922102 gene encoding LOW QUALITY PROTEIN: pyruvate kinase PKM-like (The sequence of the model RefSeq protein was modified relative to this genomic sequence to represent the inferred CDS: inserted 1 base in 1 codon; deleted 2 bases in 1 codon) — MSKPHSDVGTAFIQTQQLHVAMADTFLEYMCCLDIDSPPITARNTGIICTIGPASRSVEMLKEMIKSGMNVACMNFSHGTHEYHAETIKNVRTATESFASNPILYWPVAVALDTKGPEIRTGLIKGSGTAEVELKKGATLKITLHNAYMDKCDENILWLDYKNICKVVEVGSKIYVDDGLISLQVKQKGADFLVTKVENGGSLGSKKGVNLPGAAVDLPAVSEKDIQDLKFGVKQDVDMVFASFICKALDVHEVRKVLGEKGKNIKIISKIENHEGVRTFDEILEASDGIMVARGDLGIEIPAEKVFLAQKMMIGRCNRVRKPVICATQMLESMIKKPHPTRAEGSNVANAVLDGADCIMLSGEMAKXDYPLDTVRMQHLIAREAEAAIYHLQLFEELHHLAPITNDPTEATAVGAVEASFKCCSGAIIVLTKSGRSTHQVARYRPHASIIAVTQNHQTALQAHLYRNIFPVVCKDPVQEAWAEDVDLRVNLAMNVSKARGFFKKGDVVIVLTGWRPGSGFTNTMRVVPVP, encoded by the exons ATGTCAAAGCCCCATAGCGATGTCGGCACTGCCTTCATCCAGACCCAGCAGCTGCATGTGGCCATGGCCGACACATTCTTGGAATACATGTGCTGTCTGGACATTGACTCGCCACCCATCACGGCCCGGAACACTGGCATCATCTGTACCATCGGCCCAGCTTCCAGATCGGTGGAGATGCTGAAGGAGATGATTAAGTCTGGAATGAATGTGGCTTGTATGAACTTCTCTCATGGAACCCACGAGTACCATGCAGAGACCATCAAGAATGTGCGCACTGCCACGGAAAGCTTTGCTTCCAACCCCATTCTCTACTGGCCAGTTGCCGTGGCCCTGGACACCAAAGGACCCGAGATCCGAACTGGGCTTATCAAGGGCAGTGGCACTGCAGAGGTAGAGCTGAAGAAAGGGGCCACGCTGAAGATCACTCTGCACAATGCCTACATGGACAAATGTGACGAGAACATCCTGTGGCTGGACTACAAGAACATCTGCAAGGTGGTGGAAGTGGGCAGCAAGATCTACGTGGATGATGGGCTTATCTCTCTGCAGGTGAAGCAGAAAGGTGCTGACTTCCTGGTGACGAAGGTGGAGAACGGTGGCTCCTTGGGGAGCAAGAAGGGTGTGAACCTCCCCGGAGCTGCTGTGGACTTGCCTGCTGTGTCAGAAAAGGACATCCAGGATCTGAAATTTGGGGTGAAACAGGATGTAGATATGGTGTTTGCATCTTTCATCTGCAAGGCCTTAGATGTCCATGAAGTCAGGAAGGtcctgggagagaaagggaagaacatCAAGATAATCAGCAAAATTGAGAATCATGAGGGAGTTCGGACGTTTGATGAGATCCTTGAAGCCAGCGATGGCATCATGGTGGCTCGTGGTGATCTAGGCATTGAGATTCCCGCAGAGAAGGTCTTCCTTGCTCAGAAGATGATGATTGGGCGGTGCAACCGAGTCAGGAAGCCTGTCATCTGTGCAACGCAGATGCTGGAGAGCATGATCAAGAAGCCCCATCccacccgggctgaaggcagcaaTGTGGCCAATGCGGTCTTGGATGGAGCAGACTGCATCATGCTATCTGGAGAGATGGCCA GGGACTACCCACTCGACACGGTTCGCATGCAGCACCTGATTGCCCGTGAGGCAGAGGCCGCCATCTACCACTTGCAATTATTTGAGGAACTCCACCACTTGGCACCCATTACCAATGACCCCACAGAAGCCACCGCTGTGGGCGCCGTGGAGGCCTCCTTCAAGTGCTGCAGTGGGGCCATAATCGTCCTCACCAAGTCTGGCAGGTCTACTCACCAGGTGGCTAGATACCGCCCCCATGCCTCCATCATTGCTGTGACCCAGAACCACCAGACTGCTCTCCAGGCCCAC CTGTACCGCAACATCTTTCCTGTGGTGTGTAAGGACCCAGTGCAGGAGGCCTGGGCTGAGGATGTGGACCTCCGGGTGAACTTGGCCATGAATGTTAGCAAGGCCCGAGGGTTCTTCAAGAAGGGCGATGTGGTCATTGTGCTGACTGGGTGGCGCCCTGGCTCCGGCTTCACCAACACCATGCGTGTCGTGCCTGTGCCGTGA